The proteins below are encoded in one region of Mesotoga sp. Brook.08.105.5.1:
- a CDS encoding vitamin B12 dependent-methionine synthase activation domain-containing protein: MVEREKNISVLKGIPFKIEAASLVESLRIRAGSEEETTFRELVENARETANPKAIYRTCFVDCVNNDEVTIEGVRFESRLLSKKLHSVGRVFPFVITSGRELYEFPLDRTDFLKIFLWDSVLEHILHEAAGFLRSEISRNNLIENLVWMSPGSGDAEIWALQQQKELFSLIGNVKEEIGVELNESLLMIPTKSISGIAFQSEKDYRSCMVCRRVNCHYRSAPYDRKLRNSLE; this comes from the coding sequence ATGGTAGAGCGCGAGAAAAACATCTCAGTCCTGAAAGGCATACCTTTCAAGATAGAGGCGGCTTCGCTTGTAGAAAGCCTGCGGATCAGAGCCGGTTCTGAGGAAGAGACGACTTTCAGAGAGCTCGTAGAGAATGCCCGTGAGACTGCAAACCCAAAAGCGATCTACAGGACCTGCTTTGTCGACTGCGTTAACAACGACGAAGTTACAATAGAAGGTGTTCGCTTCGAGAGCCGTCTCCTGTCGAAAAAACTCCATTCGGTCGGCAGAGTCTTCCCGTTCGTCATAACTTCCGGACGAGAACTTTACGAGTTCCCGCTCGATCGTACAGACTTTCTCAAGATCTTTCTCTGGGATAGTGTGCTGGAGCACATACTACATGAGGCAGCCGGGTTCCTAAGAAGCGAGATTTCCAGGAATAACCTGATCGAAAACCTCGTATGGATGTCTCCAGGCTCGGGAGATGCGGAGATCTGGGCTCTGCAGCAGCAGAAGGAATTGTTTTCCTTGATTGGAAATGTGAAGGAAGAGATTGGGGTCGAACTGAATGAATCTCTACTCATGATTCCGACGAAGTCAATTTCGGGAATTGCATTTCAGTCCGAGAAGGATTACAGGAGCTGCATGGTTTGCAGAAGGGTTAACTGTCATTACAGAAGCGCACCGTATGATCGGAAGCTGAGGAACTCCCTTGAATAG
- a CDS encoding nitronate monooxygenase family protein, translating into MKNHETSLPLIQGGMAVGISLDNLAATVASEGGIGVIGTAGIGMTVDGYRKNFRQASIDGLKNTIRRAREKTKGVLGVNIMVALTNYAEMVETAVKEKIDVIISGAGLPLDLPSYLDDGSETAIIPVVSSLKSATVIFKRWFRRYSYVPDGFVVEGPKAGGHLGYRVEEIFSEESSLEKTVPEIRRFVDQVKRDTGKNIPLIAAGGIFDRDDVEKAFKLGASAVQVGTAFVATEECDADYRFKQAFVNACREDITIIKSPVGMPGRAIKNKFLDDVEQGKKKPFKCSFQCIKTCNYREAPYCIAEALMNACKGDLENGFAFTGSEGYRIEGITTVKKVIDRLFGENRR; encoded by the coding sequence ATAAAGAATCATGAGACATCGCTTCCCCTTATTCAAGGAGGAATGGCCGTAGGGATTTCTCTGGACAATCTGGCCGCTACCGTCGCTTCTGAAGGTGGAATAGGGGTTATTGGAACGGCAGGTATTGGTATGACGGTTGACGGTTACAGAAAGAACTTCAGGCAGGCAAGCATAGATGGCCTCAAGAATACCATAAGAAGGGCAAGGGAGAAGACAAAAGGGGTTTTGGGAGTAAACATTATGGTAGCCCTCACAAACTACGCAGAGATGGTGGAAACGGCCGTGAAGGAGAAGATAGACGTGATCATCTCCGGCGCGGGACTGCCTCTTGATCTCCCCTCTTATCTCGATGATGGATCGGAAACGGCTATAATTCCAGTGGTCTCATCTCTGAAGTCTGCGACCGTAATATTCAAGAGATGGTTTCGCAGGTACAGCTACGTCCCCGACGGCTTCGTTGTGGAGGGACCTAAGGCGGGCGGCCACCTCGGATACAGAGTCGAGGAGATCTTTTCTGAAGAGAGTTCTCTCGAAAAGACCGTACCTGAGATCAGAAGGTTTGTAGATCAGGTGAAACGTGATACTGGAAAAAATATTCCGTTGATAGCGGCCGGAGGGATATTCGATAGAGATGATGTCGAAAAAGCCTTCAAGCTCGGGGCCTCAGCAGTTCAAGTAGGGACGGCCTTTGTGGCCACGGAAGAATGCGATGCAGACTACAGGTTCAAGCAGGCATTCGTGAATGCTTGTCGGGAGGATATAACCATTATCAAGAGTCCTGTGGGAATGCCGGGCAGAGCAATAAAAAACAAGTTTCTGGACGATGTTGAGCAGGGAAAGAAAAAGCCGTTTAAATGCTCATTTCAGTGCATAAAGACATGCAATTACAGAGAGGCGCCATACTGCATTGCAGAGGCGCTCATGAATGCCTGCAAGGGAGATCTGGAAAATGGCTTTGCCTTTACGGGAAGCGAAGGATACAGGATAGAAGGCATTACAACAGTGAAGAAGGTTATAGATAGACTATTCGGTGAAAACAGGCGCTAG
- a CDS encoding corrinoid protein, with translation MGTLEKITNAIIETMPAQAKAATEEALAEGLSAKEILDSALIPGMDEVGRLFREGEYFVPEVLVAAKAMNQCMDLIEPLLVSGGVKKIGKVIAGTIEGDLHDIGKNLVCMMLKGAGFEIIDLGVDVKPEEFVEAAEGAKPDILVISALLTTTMLNMPRVIEELKKAGIREEVKVLIGGAPVSQTYAEEIGADGYSPDSAGAVELARMFVSG, from the coding sequence ATGGGAACCCTGGAGAAGATAACGAACGCGATCATCGAAACAATGCCTGCTCAGGCAAAAGCTGCCACTGAAGAGGCTCTAGCGGAAGGCCTCAGCGCAAAGGAAATTCTGGATAGCGCACTTATCCCGGGGATGGATGAAGTTGGCAGGTTATTCAGAGAGGGCGAGTATTTCGTTCCCGAAGTTCTTGTTGCTGCAAAGGCGATGAACCAATGTATGGACCTTATTGAACCTCTTCTTGTCAGCGGAGGGGTCAAGAAGATCGGCAAAGTGATTGCCGGGACTATCGAGGGTGACCTCCATGACATTGGAAAAAACCTGGTGTGTATGATGCTTAAGGGAGCGGGCTTCGAAATAATCGACCTTGGCGTCGATGTGAAGCCCGAAGAGTTCGTTGAGGCAGCCGAAGGTGCGAAGCCGGATATTCTTGTTATTTCCGCCCTGTTAACGACCACAATGCTTAATATGCCCAGAGTGATAGAAGAACTGAAAAAGGCCGGCATTCGAGAAGAAGTAAAGGTGCTCATAGGTGGGGCGCCCGTGAGTCAAACTTATGCTGAGGAAATTGGAGCGGACGGTTATTCTCCCGACAGTGCCGGAGCCGTCGAACTGGCAAGGATGTTCGTATCTGGGTAA
- a CDS encoding queuosine precursor transporter: protein MNELLWFLMLVVNFSLIIVAYRLWGKTGLYVWVAIATIIANVQVIKTVSLFWMAATLGNIVYATSFLATDILSENHGKKEAKRAVYIGFFSLISTTVIMQIALAFEPHHSDFSQEHLSAIFGLLPRIALASLAAYWCSQLHDVWAYDFWKKRFPDRKHIWLRNNASTMVSQLIDTAVFTSLAFLGVFSTDVWWQIFWSTYILKWVVAVLDTPFIYLARKLKDEGKIKDLVP from the coding sequence ATGAACGAACTATTATGGTTTTTGATGCTTGTAGTGAACTTCAGTTTGATCATAGTTGCTTACAGGTTGTGGGGAAAGACAGGATTGTACGTCTGGGTAGCCATAGCTACGATAATTGCCAATGTTCAGGTAATAAAGACGGTTTCACTTTTCTGGATGGCCGCGACTTTGGGAAATATCGTTTATGCGACGTCGTTCTTGGCTACGGATATTCTTTCTGAGAATCATGGAAAGAAGGAGGCCAAGAGAGCAGTCTACATCGGCTTTTTCTCTCTGATATCGACTACCGTGATAATGCAAATCGCTCTTGCCTTCGAGCCTCATCACTCTGATTTCTCTCAGGAGCATCTCTCAGCAATATTCGGCCTTCTCCCCAGAATTGCTCTGGCTAGTCTGGCAGCCTACTGGTGTTCTCAGTTACATGACGTCTGGGCATATGATTTCTGGAAGAAGAGGTTTCCTGACAGGAAGCACATCTGGCTCAGAAATAACGCAAGCACGATGGTATCGCAGCTGATCGATACGGCGGTTTTTACTTCGTTAGCCTTTCTAGGAGTTTTTTCGACCGATGTGTGGTGGCAGATATTCTGGTCCACTTACATTCTAAAGTGGGTCGTTGCAGTTCTAGACACTCCATTCATCTATCTAGCCCGAAAACTGAAAGACGAGGGTAAAATCAAGGATCTTGTTCCCTGA
- the rmuC gene encoding DNA recombination protein RmuC, translating into MLTALIIMSVVTLISFLFAIASVRRLSQSIRRNQELQLKEKDLERDVAERDEKLDWLTSAKEELEETFKAISSDVLNSSTENFIRQANDKFSGLLKLQKEDWGSQKRDFESLVSPVKDNLEKLERNVRELESKREGAYKALEEQLRTLATANTDLRQGVTDLKGALRNRSTRGRWGEIELRRIVELSGMTEHVDFVEQESIDSGRPDLIVKLPNEAYIPVDAKVPLDSYLAALEEDDESSRSQFMNVYARNVRETVNRLASKNYSESFSRNADFVVMFVPVESAINAAFLTDPDLFEYAIAKKVLIASPVNLVALLKSVAYGWQQYSLTENAERLVQASKELYNRFGVFFAHYNRLQGHLKNAVSAYNDGVGSFESRLLPKVREIETLTETRERLPEIEGIAEEPRSSENMNYD; encoded by the coding sequence ATGTTGACAGCGTTAATAATAATGTCGGTCGTCACTCTGATTTCCTTTCTCTTCGCAATTGCATCTGTCAGAAGACTTTCTCAGAGTATCAGGAGGAATCAGGAACTCCAGCTCAAAGAAAAGGACCTGGAGAGAGATGTCGCAGAGAGGGATGAAAAACTGGACTGGCTAACTTCTGCCAAAGAGGAGCTTGAAGAGACCTTCAAAGCGATATCTTCTGATGTTCTCAATTCCAGTACCGAAAACTTCATTCGACAGGCAAATGACAAGTTCTCGGGATTGCTCAAGCTGCAGAAAGAAGATTGGGGCAGTCAGAAAAGGGATTTCGAGAGTCTCGTGAGTCCGGTGAAAGACAACCTGGAAAAGCTGGAAAGAAATGTGAGGGAATTGGAATCTAAGAGAGAAGGAGCATACAAAGCTCTTGAAGAACAACTGAGGACTCTTGCGACAGCAAACACCGATCTTAGGCAGGGCGTTACGGATTTGAAGGGCGCCTTGAGAAATAGATCAACTCGTGGAAGATGGGGTGAGATTGAGCTTCGTAGAATAGTTGAGCTCAGCGGCATGACCGAACATGTTGATTTTGTGGAACAGGAATCGATTGACAGTGGCAGGCCAGATCTTATTGTAAAACTACCTAATGAAGCTTACATACCGGTAGATGCCAAAGTTCCGCTCGACAGTTATCTGGCCGCATTGGAAGAAGATGACGAGTCGTCGAGAAGCCAGTTCATGAACGTCTACGCAAGGAATGTTCGAGAGACAGTGAATAGACTCGCCAGCAAGAACTACTCTGAATCGTTCAGCAGAAATGCCGATTTTGTGGTAATGTTTGTCCCGGTGGAGTCTGCAATAAATGCGGCTTTTCTAACAGACCCGGACCTCTTTGAATATGCTATTGCGAAGAAGGTCCTTATTGCTTCTCCGGTGAATCTCGTTGCGCTGTTGAAGTCTGTAGCCTATGGGTGGCAGCAGTACAGCCTTACCGAAAACGCTGAGAGGCTTGTTCAAGCCTCGAAAGAACTCTATAATAGATTCGGTGTTTTCTTCGCTCATTACAACAGACTGCAGGGCCACCTAAAGAACGCCGTCAGTGCCTACAATGATGGAGTGGGTTCCTTTGAAAGCAGGCTGCTTCCGAAAGTCAGGGAGATCGAAACTCTTACCGAGACACGCGAAAGGCTTCCCGAAATTGAAGGGATTGCCGAGGAACCGAGATCTTCGGAAAATATGAACTATGATTGA
- a CDS encoding ASKHA domain-containing protein → MKEAVYKVTFLPSQRTVTAKRGDLLLDVLRRESQQVNAVCGGRGNCGKCKALVAEGSKAFPLTLTESRLLTRDEIAAGYRLSCQYKVMTDVRVKTEDPALNSAVSKPPLPKASIREISPQVRVEEFSLCRPDIDDQTSDYSRLMSALVTERPGIDRLSLLRRLPHVIRELDYRGRAVLYGSEVIDILPFSDESGIFGVAIDIGTTTLAVYLADLKSGEIVAVRSASNPQSAYGQDVISRIDYAIKRDEGIDELRTAVLTTLNRLIDDLCKGGAVSKERIYDTSIVGNTTMIHILLGISPERIASSPFIPAFTGGKVFESRELDLEGSIPNSKIYIMPGISAYVGSDITAGILSSGFVEDSGNVLLVDIGTNGEMALKSGGRIFTCSTAAGPAFEGGNISQGTIARPGAVDHVWFNGEGIGFSTVDGSDVSGICGSGLIDAIAVMIDAGVVNESGRIKGEHFELDGRSGKVRINKRDIREVQLAKAAIRAGVSVLMDRAGIDTRDIDRILLAGAFGNYIDPENALRIGMLPKVPVERVSPVGNAAGLGAVLAVLDSGIRERAESLSSEVHYVELSGRKDFNEIFVENLALREG, encoded by the coding sequence ATGAAAGAAGCTGTGTATAAGGTCACATTCCTGCCTTCGCAAAGAACAGTAACGGCAAAGAGAGGCGATTTGCTGCTCGATGTTTTAAGAAGGGAATCGCAGCAGGTGAATGCCGTATGCGGAGGGAGGGGAAACTGTGGAAAGTGCAAAGCGCTCGTGGCTGAAGGAAGCAAGGCCTTCCCGCTCACCCTTACCGAGTCAAGACTCCTGACACGAGACGAAATTGCGGCCGGATACAGGCTGAGCTGCCAGTACAAAGTCATGACCGATGTCAGAGTCAAAACAGAGGACCCGGCTCTGAATTCCGCAGTTTCCAAACCGCCTCTTCCGAAGGCCTCGATAAGAGAGATATCTCCACAGGTTAGAGTCGAAGAGTTTTCTCTTTGTAGGCCGGATATTGATGACCAGACTTCAGACTATTCAAGACTGATGAGTGCTCTCGTTACCGAAAGACCGGGGATTGACAGACTTAGTCTTCTGAGAAGGCTTCCCCATGTCATAAGGGAGCTGGATTACAGAGGCAGGGCCGTCTTGTACGGAAGCGAAGTAATCGACATACTACCTTTCTCGGACGAAAGCGGTATCTTCGGCGTCGCAATCGATATAGGCACGACAACCCTCGCAGTTTACCTGGCAGATCTTAAGTCGGGAGAGATCGTTGCGGTTCGATCTGCTTCCAATCCCCAGTCTGCATATGGCCAGGATGTCATTTCCAGGATTGACTACGCAATCAAGAGAGACGAAGGAATCGATGAGCTGAGAACTGCAGTTTTGACAACACTGAATAGGCTGATTGACGATCTTTGCAAAGGAGGAGCAGTATCGAAGGAAAGGATCTACGATACTTCGATAGTGGGAAACACGACGATGATCCACATCCTTCTCGGAATAAGCCCGGAGAGAATCGCCTCCTCACCTTTCATACCGGCATTCACTGGAGGAAAGGTCTTCGAGTCGCGGGAACTGGATTTAGAAGGGTCCATTCCAAATTCGAAAATCTACATAATGCCCGGAATCTCAGCTTATGTAGGCTCGGATATCACGGCCGGTATTCTCTCGTCTGGATTTGTCGAAGATTCCGGCAACGTTCTCCTTGTGGATATCGGAACCAACGGGGAGATGGCCCTCAAGAGCGGCGGCAGAATCTTCACTTGCTCCACCGCGGCAGGTCCGGCATTCGAAGGAGGCAACATAAGCCAGGGAACTATTGCCAGACCGGGAGCGGTCGATCATGTGTGGTTCAATGGAGAAGGTATCGGATTCAGTACAGTGGATGGTTCTGATGTTTCTGGAATATGTGGTTCGGGATTGATAGACGCGATTGCCGTAATGATAGATGCAGGAGTAGTCAACGAATCGGGAAGAATCAAGGGAGAACACTTCGAACTTGATGGCCGGTCGGGAAAAGTGCGGATAAACAAGAGAGACATTCGTGAAGTGCAGCTTGCAAAAGCTGCCATTCGAGCAGGAGTATCCGTTTTGATGGACCGGGCCGGCATCGATACGCGAGATATAGACCGGATTCTGCTTGCCGGAGCCTTCGGAAACTACATCGATCCCGAAAATGCCCTGCGAATAGGCATGCTTCCCAAAGTACCGGTCGAAAGAGTTTCACCAGTCGGCAATGCGGCCGGTCTGGGTGCAGTTCTGGCAGTTCTCGATAGCGGGATTCGAGAGAGAGCGGAAAGTCTCAGCAGTGAGGTACATTATGTAGAACTATCTGGGAGAAAGGATTTCAACGAGATCTTCGTTGAGAATCTTGCCTTGAGGGAGGGATAA
- a CDS encoding uroporphyrinogen decarboxylase family protein, whose amino-acid sequence MKPAPDFSVILDVFRRNEEPCRVPFFELFADDKIMEEVMGYKLAVLEEDPDRYFDQLVGFYEELGYDYVPFYQAPRFPTPDYIHGEDTATYRRESRKWMNEKGGPIKTLKDIQEADWPKADEAVDFDLFRKLGEHLPEGMKVVGGASGGPFEHSSFLMGVENLSMAVYEDPELVNTLNEKIGHVLVGAAKIISSMDCVGAYCFGDDLGYKTSTIFSPRHLRRLVFPWYKEIASVVHANGKPFVLHSCGNLTTVMDDIIEAGVDAKHSFEDQIMPVPEVKRRWGKRISILGGIDVDFLCHASVEQVRNRTLETLEQCAPGGGYALGTGNTVANYIPVRNYLAMLEAGNEFNSR is encoded by the coding sequence TTGAAACCGGCACCCGATTTCTCAGTGATTCTGGACGTCTTCAGGCGCAATGAAGAACCTTGCAGAGTTCCGTTCTTTGAGCTCTTTGCGGACGATAAAATAATGGAAGAAGTGATGGGCTACAAACTTGCCGTATTAGAAGAAGATCCCGACAGGTACTTCGACCAGCTGGTCGGTTTTTATGAGGAACTGGGATATGACTACGTTCCCTTCTATCAGGCTCCCCGCTTTCCCACTCCCGATTACATTCATGGTGAAGACACGGCAACATACCGCAGAGAAAGCAGGAAGTGGATGAATGAAAAGGGCGGCCCCATTAAGACCCTAAAAGACATCCAGGAAGCGGACTGGCCGAAGGCAGATGAAGCTGTCGATTTCGACCTTTTCCGTAAGCTGGGTGAGCACCTTCCCGAAGGAATGAAAGTAGTTGGAGGGGCTTCCGGCGGGCCATTTGAGCACTCCAGCTTCCTGATGGGTGTTGAGAATCTCTCCATGGCCGTTTACGAGGATCCCGAGCTGGTCAACACTCTTAACGAAAAGATCGGCCATGTTCTCGTTGGAGCCGCAAAGATCATCTCTTCAATGGATTGCGTAGGCGCCTACTGCTTTGGAGACGATCTCGGATACAAGACATCGACCATCTTCTCTCCGAGACATCTCAGAAGACTGGTCTTCCCGTGGTACAAAGAGATAGCCAGCGTGGTACATGCAAACGGTAAACCCTTTGTCCTTCACAGTTGCGGCAACTTAACCACTGTAATGGACGATATAATAGAAGCCGGAGTCGATGCAAAACACTCCTTTGAAGACCAGATAATGCCTGTTCCAGAAGTGAAAAGAAGATGGGGCAAGAGAATCTCGATCCTCGGAGGAATAGATGTTGATTTTCTATGTCACGCCTCCGTCGAGCAAGTTAGGAATCGAACACTCGAGACTCTCGAACAATGCGCTCCGGGAGGCGGGTATGCTTTAGGCACGGGCAACACCGTCGCCAACTACATCCCGGTGAGAAACTACCTTGCAATGCTGGAGGCTGGAAATGAATTCAACTCTCGCTAG
- a CDS encoding DNA polymerase ligase N-terminal domain-containing protein, whose product MDESERKLNKYEMKRDFNKTPEPDGKEASLEWAKDRPVFVVQKHAASTLHYDFRIEVDGVLKSWAVPKGPSTDPSEKRLAVPTEDHPLEYGDFEGNIPEGEYGRGTVLLWDRGSYRNLKEDPESNPLTKQIEDGHITIWLEGEKLKGGYALVRTGKAENARWLLIKMNDKEADARRNPTSTEPNSVKTGRSLEEIRDSRD is encoded by the coding sequence GTGGACGAGAGTGAAAGGAAACTGAATAAGTACGAAATGAAGAGAGACTTCAACAAAACGCCGGAGCCCGACGGTAAAGAGGCCTCTCTTGAATGGGCAAAAGATAGACCGGTGTTTGTTGTTCAGAAACACGCCGCATCGACTCTTCATTATGACTTTCGAATCGAAGTAGACGGAGTTCTGAAGTCGTGGGCCGTTCCCAAAGGTCCGTCAACCGACCCCTCTGAAAAAAGGCTGGCCGTTCCCACGGAAGACCATCCCCTCGAGTATGGCGATTTCGAGGGAAATATCCCCGAAGGAGAGTACGGCAGAGGCACGGTTCTTCTTTGGGACCGGGGAAGCTACAGAAATCTGAAGGAAGACCCTGAATCGAACCCACTCACAAAACAAATCGAAGATGGTCATATCACAATTTGGCTCGAAGGAGAGAAGCTTAAGGGTGGCTACGCGCTCGTCCGAACGGGAAAAGCGGAGAATGCGCGGTGGCTTCTGATCAAGATGAACGATAAAGAAGCCGATGCAAGAAGAAACCCAACGTCGACCGAGCCCAATTCAGTCAAGACAGGAAGAAGCCTTGAAGAAATTCGCGACTCCAGAGATTAG
- a CDS encoding DUF2779 domain-containing protein produces the protein MRLITNKMFLEYDYCPVRGWIERNEPRDFTPTIAEDFRMKEGLDVGRRARSLFPEGILIEELDPFEASFVTERIIGDRQSVTLFEPAFISGDFVSRADVLRKGADGLDVFEVKASLAGSSNTKDYIRDLSYTISVIESSGYRVKKACLIMVSRMYRKGDDDRKLFEIIDVTDEVSKQKTEITAKLELASVILTSTLIPSGSLGYKCRDCEHLRRCFGLDRRLSIFELPRLGADKTDALIEKGYFYLEELPREILGDKPLLQRVFRGAKTGGIVIDKPEELREKLNSMEYPIGYLDFETAASVIPLYDGLAPYEGIPYQYSLHIRRKDPEVLEHREFLFGNPSRDESLLLAERLVEDLKDCRTLMAHHASVERNILRWLSNRYKDYPELSEQLISFSEIFVDSELLVKDHIYHPDFGGSFSIKRLLPALVEGVGYEGLFIHNGDDARYVFVNMALGNYREPEVERIRRDMLEYCKMDTLAMVEIHKFLCDLLSE, from the coding sequence TTGAGACTTATTACTAATAAGATGTTTCTCGAGTACGATTACTGCCCTGTCAGGGGATGGATCGAGAGGAATGAACCTCGGGATTTCACGCCGACAATCGCAGAAGATTTCAGGATGAAAGAGGGTCTAGATGTCGGCAGAAGGGCGAGGAGTCTCTTTCCTGAAGGTATTCTGATAGAGGAACTGGATCCCTTTGAGGCCTCCTTCGTAACCGAGCGGATTATCGGAGACAGGCAGTCCGTAACACTGTTTGAACCCGCTTTCATTAGCGGCGATTTCGTCTCAAGGGCGGACGTTTTGAGAAAAGGGGCAGATGGACTGGATGTCTTCGAGGTCAAAGCGAGCCTAGCAGGTTCATCGAACACAAAGGACTACATAAGAGATCTCTCTTACACAATCTCAGTTATAGAAAGCTCGGGTTACAGAGTCAAGAAAGCATGTTTAATTATGGTCTCAAGAATGTATCGCAAGGGTGACGATGACCGGAAGCTCTTTGAGATCATAGACGTAACGGACGAGGTTTCGAAGCAGAAAACAGAGATAACGGCCAAACTCGAACTTGCATCAGTTATCTTGACTTCAACATTGATTCCTTCCGGCTCATTGGGGTACAAATGCAGAGACTGCGAGCATCTTCGAAGATGCTTCGGTCTGGACAGGAGACTCAGTATCTTTGAGCTTCCCAGATTGGGTGCCGATAAGACAGATGCTTTGATCGAAAAGGGATACTTCTATCTGGAAGAGCTTCCGCGAGAGATACTTGGTGACAAACCTCTTCTGCAAAGAGTCTTTCGTGGAGCAAAAACAGGAGGGATAGTGATTGACAAGCCCGAAGAACTTCGAGAAAAGCTGAATAGTATGGAGTATCCGATAGGTTATCTCGATTTCGAGACTGCAGCTTCAGTTATTCCCCTGTATGATGGTCTGGCTCCCTACGAGGGGATCCCGTATCAGTATTCACTGCACATTCGAAGAAAAGACCCGGAAGTCCTTGAACACAGGGAGTTTCTCTTCGGCAATCCTTCGAGAGATGAAAGCCTCCTGCTCGCCGAAAGGCTGGTTGAGGACCTCAAGGACTGCAGAACACTTATGGCGCACCATGCTTCCGTTGAGAGGAATATTCTGAGATGGCTGTCTAACAGATACAAAGACTATCCAGAACTTTCAGAACAGCTCATATCCTTCTCGGAGATATTTGTAGATTCGGAACTGCTTGTGAAAGACCACATATATCATCCCGACTTCGGGGGAAGCTTCTCAATCAAAAGGCTTCTTCCTGCACTTGTAGAAGGGGTTGGTTATGAGGGACTGTTCATCCATAACGGTGACGATGCCAGGTATGTTTTCGTGAATATGGCTCTGGGAAATTACAGAGAGCCCGAGGTAGAGAGAATAAGAAGAGATATGCTGGAGTACTGCAAGATGGATACACTGGCGATGGTAGAGATTCACAAATTTCTCTGCGATCTATTATCGGAATGA
- a CDS encoding catalase, protein MEKDPKKEKMTTAAGAPVVDNQNSMTAGPRGPMLLQDVWYLEKLAHFDREVIPERRMHAKGSGGFGTFTVTHDITKYTKAKLFSEMGKKTDMFVRFSTVAGERGAADAERDIRGFAMKFYTEEGNWDLVGNNTPVFFLRDPLKFPDLNHAIKRDPKTNMRSAKNNWDFWSSLPEALHQVTITMSDRGIPFSYRHMNGYGSHTYSMINANNERIWVKFHLKTQQGIKNLTDAEAEVIVAKDRESHQRDLFESIERGDFPRWTMYIQVMTLEQADKMPYNPFDLTKVWYKGEFPLTEVGYFELNKNPENYYLDVEQAAFNPASIVPGIGFSPDKMLQGRLFSYGDAQRYRLGVNHHQIPVNRPRFPFNSYHRDGQMRVDDNAGSTIGYEPNSYGAWAEQPEFKEPPLELKGAADNWNFREDDDDYYTQPGKLFNLMTPEQQQVLFENTARNMGDSTKEIKIRHIGNCLKADPAYGAGVAKALGISLDEVWK, encoded by the coding sequence ATGGAAAAAGATCCAAAAAAAGAGAAAATGACCACGGCAGCTGGAGCGCCCGTAGTCGACAATCAGAACTCAATGACTGCCGGTCCGAGAGGCCCGATGTTGCTGCAAGATGTCTGGTATCTTGAGAAGTTGGCCCATTTCGACAGAGAGGTTATTCCGGAAAGAAGAATGCATGCGAAAGGCTCTGGAGGCTTTGGAACGTTTACCGTGACCCACGACATTACAAAGTATACCAAAGCCAAGCTCTTCTCAGAGATGGGCAAGAAGACTGATATGTTTGTCAGGTTCTCCACGGTAGCCGGAGAGAGAGGCGCTGCCGATGCCGAAAGGGATATAAGAGGTTTCGCAATGAAGTTTTATACAGAGGAAGGCAACTGGGATTTAGTCGGCAATAACACGCCAGTCTTCTTCTTGAGGGACCCTCTCAAGTTCCCCGATCTGAATCATGCTATTAAACGTGATCCGAAGACCAACATGAGGAGCGCGAAGAATAACTGGGATTTCTGGTCTTCACTTCCCGAGGCTCTTCATCAGGTAACAATAACAATGAGCGATCGCGGGATTCCCTTTTCGTATAGACACATGAACGGTTACGGAAGCCATACTTACAGCATGATAAACGCCAACAATGAAAGGATATGGGTGAAGTTCCACTTAAAGACGCAACAAGGAATAAAGAATCTCACCGATGCCGAAGCTGAAGTCATAGTCGCAAAAGATCGGGAGAGCCACCAGCGCGATCTCTTCGAGAGCATAGAGAGAGGCGACTTTCCAAGATGGACCATGTATATTCAGGTTATGACGCTGGAACAGGCCGATAAAATGCCCTACAATCCCTTCGACTTGACAAAGGTCTGGTACAAAGGAGAGTTCCCGCTCACCGAGGTTGGGTACTTCGAGCTGAACAAGAACCCTGAAAACTACTATCTTGATGTTGAACAGGCTGCCTTTAATCCGGCAAGTATTGTTCCCGGAATAGGTTTCTCTCCAGACAAGATGCTTCAGGGAAGGCTCTTCTCCTACGGTGACGCCCAGCGTTACAGGCTCGGGGTTAACCATCATCAGATTCCAGTTAACAGACCACGGTTCCCATTCAATAGTTATCATCGTGACGGACAGATGAGAGTAGATGATAATGCAGGAAGCACGATAGGCTATGAACCCAATAGTTATGGAGCATGGGCTGAACAACCTGAATTCAAAGAACCCCCTCTAGAGCTAAAGGGTGCCGCCGATAACTGGAACTTCAGAGAAGATGACGATGATTACTACACCCAGCCTGGAAAGCTTTTCAATCTTATGACTCCAGAGCAGCAGCAAGTTCTATTTGAGAACACAGCAAGGAACATGGGAGACTCGACAAAGGAAATCAAGATCAGACATATTGGAAACTGCCTGAAAGCCGATCCCGCTTATGGAGCGGGGGTTGCGAAGGCTCTGGGGATTTCGCTGGACGAAGTTTGGAAGTAG